From the genome of Mixophyes fleayi isolate aMixFle1 chromosome 2, aMixFle1.hap1, whole genome shotgun sequence, one region includes:
- the LOC142141288 gene encoding tubulin alpha chain, translating into MRECISIHVGQAGVQIGNACWELYCLEHGIQPDGQMPSDKTIGGGDDSFNTFFSETGAGKHVPRAVFVDLEPTVIDEVRTGTYRQLFHPEQLITGKEDAANNYARGHYTIGKEIIDLVLDRIRKLADQCTGLQGFLVFHSFGGGTGSGFTSLLMERLSVDYGKKSKLEFAIYPAPQVSTAVVEPYNSILTTHTTLEHSDCAFMVDNEAIYDICRRNLDIERPTYTNLNRLISQIVSSITASLRFDGALNVDLTEFQTNLVPYPRIHFPLATYAPVISAEKAYHEQLTVADITNACFEPANQMVKCDPRHGKYMACCLLYRGDVVPKDVNAAIATIKTKRSIQFVDWCPTGFKVGINYQPPTVVPGGDLAKVQRAVCMLSNTTAIAEAWARLDHKFDLMYAKRAFVHWYVGEGMEEGEFSEAREDMAALEKDYEEVGADSADAEDEGEEY; encoded by the exons ATG CGTGAGTGTATCTCTATCCACGTTGGTCAGGCTGGTGTGCAGATTGGTAATGCCTGCTGGGAGCTGTACTGCCTGGAACATGGCATCCAGCCTGATGGGCAGATGCCCAGTGACAAAACCATTGGAGGAGGGGATGATTCCTTCAACACCTTCTTCAGCGAGACTGGGGCTGGCAAACATGTCCCCAGAGCTGTGTTTGTGGACCTGGAGCCAACAGTCATTG atgAGGTGCGCACAGGTACATATCGTCAGCTATTCCACCCAGAGCAACTAATCACCGGAAAAGAAGATGCTGCCAACAACTACGCCCGTGGTCACTACACAATTGGCAAGGAAATTATTGATCTAGTGCTTGACAGGATTCggaaactg GCTGACCAGTGCACAGGTCTTCAGGGTTTCCTGGTCTTCCACAGCTTTGGCGGCGGTACTGGCTCTGGTTTCACCTCTCTGTTGATGGAACGTCTCTCTGTTGATTATGGAAAGAAGTCAAAGCTGGAGTTTGCCATTTACCCAGCTCCCCAAGTGTCCACTGCTGTTGTTGAGCCCTACAACTCCATTCTGACCACTCACACCACCCTGGAGCACTCTGATTGCGCTTTCATGGTGGACAATGAGGCAATCTATGATATCTGTCGTAGAAATCTAGATATTGAGCGCCCAACCTACACTAACCTGAATCGCCTTATTAGTCAGATAGTATCTTCTATCACAGCTTCCCTCAGATTTGATGGAGCCTTGAATGTAGATCTGACAGAGTTCCAGACCAATTTGGTGCCCTATCCTCGTATTCACTTCCCTCTTGCCACCTACGCCCCAGTTATCTCAGCAGAGAAAGCCTACCATGAACAGCTGACAGTAGCTGATATTACAAATGCTTGCTTTGAGCCAGCTAACCAGATGGTGAAATGTGACCCACGCCACGGTAAATATATGGCTTGCTGCCTGTTGTACCGTGGTGATGTGGTGCCCAAAGATGTTAATGCAGCTATTGCGACCATCAAGACCAAGCGTAGTATCCAGTTTGTAGACTGGTGTCCTACTGGTTTCAAGGTTGGCATTAACTATCAGCCACCAACGGTGGTTCCAGGTGGGGATCTGGCCAAGGTACAGCGTGCAGTGTGTATGCTAAGCAACACCACTGCCATTGCAGAAGCCTGGGCTCGACTGGACCATAAGTTTGACCTTATGTATGCTAAGCGTGCCTTTGTGCACTGGTATGTGGGTGAGGGTATGGAGGAGGGAGAGTTCTCCGAGGCCCGTGAGGACATGGCTGCCCTGGAGAAGGATTATGAGGAGGTTGGGGCTGATAGTGCTGATGCAGAGGATGAAGGTGAAGAGTATTAA